One genomic segment of Clostridium saccharoperbutylacetonicum N1-4(HMT) includes these proteins:
- a CDS encoding AbrB/MazE/SpoVT family DNA-binding domain-containing protein yields MKSTGVVRRVDELGRIVIPIELRRTLDIAEKDALEIYVDGEQIILKKYEPACIFCGDARDVINYKGKNICTKCLDEIKANR; encoded by the coding sequence ATGAAATCAACAGGTGTAGTTAGAAGAGTAGACGAATTAGGAAGAATAGTTATTCCTATAGAACTTAGAAGAACTCTAGATATTGCTGAAAAGGATGCATTAGAAATTTATGTAGACGGAGAGCAAATCATCTTAAAGAAATACGAGCCAGCTTGTATCTTCTGTGGTGACGCTAGAGATGTTATCAACTATAAAGGTAAAAATATCTGTACAAAATGCTTAGACGAAATTAAAGCTAACAGATAA
- the rsmI gene encoding 16S rRNA (cytidine(1402)-2'-O)-methyltransferase has translation MNSGKLYLVPTPIGNLKDITLRALETLREVDIVAAEDTRQTLKLLNHFEIKKTLISYHKFNEQDKSNKIIDLLFEGKSVAVVSDAGTPGISDPGSVIVSKCIEENIDFEVLPGATAITTALVYSGLDTTKFLFRGFLPRENKERKRITDELLKSQETLIFYEAPHRLLDTLSFLFETFGDRKIAVCRELTKIYEEIYRGTLEEAIEYFVRNKPRGEFVLVLEGKKLEDIKEEQRELWINLSIQEHIIKYMNDGLNKKDAIKSVAKEREIPKSEVYKFSTEI, from the coding sequence ATGAATAGTGGAAAATTATATCTAGTACCAACTCCTATTGGAAATTTAAAGGATATTACGTTAAGAGCCTTGGAAACATTGCGTGAAGTCGATATTGTAGCGGCGGAAGATACAAGACAAACACTAAAATTACTAAATCATTTTGAAATAAAAAAGACATTAATAAGTTATCATAAATTTAATGAACAAGATAAAAGTAATAAGATTATAGATTTATTATTTGAAGGAAAAAGTGTTGCAGTGGTATCTGATGCAGGAACGCCAGGAATATCAGATCCGGGAAGTGTTATAGTTTCAAAATGCATAGAAGAAAATATTGATTTTGAAGTACTTCCAGGTGCAACAGCTATAACAACGGCTTTAGTATACTCTGGATTAGATACTACAAAGTTTTTGTTTAGAGGTTTTCTACCTAGAGAGAATAAAGAACGTAAAAGAATCACTGACGAATTATTAAAGAGTCAAGAAACACTTATTTTTTATGAAGCACCGCATAGGTTGCTGGATACTCTGTCATTTTTGTTTGAAACATTTGGTGACAGAAAAATTGCAGTTTGTAGAGAGCTGACTAAGATTTATGAGGAAATATATAGAGGAACATTAGAGGAAGCAATAGAATATTTTGTTAGGAATAAACCTAGAGGAGAATTTGTTCTAGTTCTAGAAGGGAAGAAACTTGAAGATATAAAAGAGGAACAACGAGAGTTATGGATTAATTTATCGATTCAAGAACATATAATTAAATATATGAATGATGGATTAAATAAGAAAGATGCCATAAAGAGTGTAGCTAAGGAAAGAGAAATACCTAAGAGTGAAGTATATAAGTTTTCAACTGAAATTTAA
- a CDS encoding tRNA1(Val) (adenine(37)-N6)-methyltransferase, with product MNNYLKYIKDDETIDDLQLKELQLIQKKDGFKFGIDAVLLSDFAQVKKKHEVMDLCTGTGIIPFLIYGKYNPKSVYGLEIQEEMVDMAKRSVKLNSLEEKVSFINEDLKNIEYLKKLKKFDVITVNPPYKLNNAGIINPNDKLAIARHEILCNLEDVIYAARILLKDNGRLFMIHRPERLADIFTIMRKYKIEPKRVKMIHPKIGKAPNIVLVEGQRDGGAYLKWDAPLYVYDESGKYTKEIDSIYWRE from the coding sequence ATGAATAATTATTTGAAATATATAAAAGATGATGAAACTATTGATGATTTACAGCTTAAGGAATTACAATTGATACAAAAGAAAGATGGATTTAAATTTGGTATTGATGCAGTATTATTATCAGATTTTGCTCAGGTTAAAAAGAAGCACGAAGTTATGGATTTGTGTACAGGAACCGGGATAATTCCATTTTTAATATATGGTAAGTATAATCCTAAAAGTGTGTATGGGTTAGAAATTCAAGAAGAAATGGTTGATATGGCAAAAAGAAGTGTAAAATTAAATTCACTAGAAGAAAAGGTTTCTTTTATTAATGAAGATTTAAAAAACATAGAGTATCTAAAGAAGCTAAAAAAATTTGATGTTATTACTGTGAATCCACCATACAAATTAAATAATGCTGGAATTATCAATCCCAATGACAAATTGGCTATAGCTAGACATGAAATATTATGCAATTTAGAGGATGTTATATATGCAGCAAGAATTTTATTAAAAGATAATGGAAGACTTTTCATGATTCATAGACCAGAAAGGTTGGCGGACATATTTACCATAATGAGAAAATATAAAATTGAGCCGAAGAGAGTAAAAATGATTCACCCTAAAATAGGTAAAGCTCCTAATATTGTGTTAGTTGAAGGACAAAGAGATGGTGGAGCATATCTAAAATGGGATGCGCCACTATATGTTTATGATGAAAGTGGTAAATATACCAAAGAAATAGATTCGATATATTGGAGGGAGTAA